The Pseudomonadota bacterium genome window below encodes:
- a CDS encoding NAD(P)-dependent oxidoreductase: MKVLVTGSSGWLGRYLIPLLDANGHQTIGLDVAPSDLTLINASVVDKDAVSAAFAAHDFDAVIHAGALHKPDIARYPQQAFVDVNVTGTLNLLEAASAKPGTRFVFTSTTSLMISQAIRNEQSEAAIWLDERSGPIEPRNIYGATKLAAEALCRQHHIDFGLDVIVLRTSRFFPEDDDTHHQLSGLNMKANELLNRRATVEDMARAHLAALERVAEVGFGLYLVCAPTPFSRQDVLELKQDAASVVRRLYPRAGELYAEQGWQLPRHIGRIYDGSLITRALGFAYETRFEDVLDALAAGEPTPLAHDAAYTSPLAR, translated from the coding sequence TTGAAGGTACTGGTCACAGGATCCTCCGGCTGGCTGGGCCGCTACCTCATCCCGCTGCTCGACGCCAACGGCCACCAGACCATCGGCCTAGATGTGGCCCCGTCGGACCTAACGCTCATCAACGCTAGCGTCGTCGACAAGGACGCGGTGAGCGCTGCGTTCGCAGCGCACGACTTCGACGCAGTGATTCACGCCGGCGCCCTGCACAAACCCGATATCGCTCGCTACCCGCAGCAAGCGTTCGTCGACGTCAACGTGACAGGCACGCTGAATCTGCTGGAGGCCGCCAGCGCGAAGCCCGGAACGCGGTTTGTCTTCACATCGACGACCTCGCTCATGATCAGCCAGGCGATTCGCAACGAGCAGAGCGAGGCGGCAATCTGGCTGGATGAGCGCTCGGGCCCGATCGAGCCGCGCAATATCTACGGCGCGACAAAGCTCGCCGCGGAAGCCCTCTGCCGACAGCACCATATCGACTTTGGCCTCGACGTTATCGTGCTGCGCACCTCGCGTTTCTTCCCCGAAGACGACGATACGCACCATCAGCTAAGCGGGCTCAACATGAAGGCCAATGAGCTACTCAACCGGCGGGCCACCGTGGAGGACATGGCGAGGGCGCACCTGGCCGCGCTCGAACGGGTGGCTGAAGTCGGTTTCGGCCTCTACCTCGTCTGCGCCCCCACGCCGTTCTCGCGCCAGGACGTTCTTGAGCTCAAGCAGGACGCCGCCAGCGTCGTTCGCCGCTTGTACCCGCGCGCTGGCGAGCTGTATGCCGAACAGGGTTGGCAGCTGCCGAGGCACATCGGACGCATCTACGACGGGTCGCTCATCACTCGCGCGCTCGGTTTCGCTTACGAGACTCGATTCGAAGATGTGCTCGACGCCCTCGCGGCAGGCGAGCCAACGCCGCTG